Proteins co-encoded in one Myotis daubentonii chromosome 8, mMyoDau2.1, whole genome shotgun sequence genomic window:
- the PRND gene encoding prion-like protein doppel: MRKQLGGCCLAIVCVLLFSQLAAVQARGIKHRIKWNRKAAAPPSSSQVTEAQRVEMQLRPGAFIKHGRKLDIDFGAEANRYYEANYWQFPDEIHYNGCSEANVTREKFVGGCINATQAANQEELSQERPDNRLHRRILWRLVRELCSVKHCDFWLENGAGLWVAVDRPVMPCLLVAIWFIVK, encoded by the coding sequence ATGAGGAAGCAACTGGGCGGGTGCTGCCTGGCCATTGTCTGCGTCCTGCTCTTCAGCCAGCTCGCCGCAGTGCAGGCGAGAGGCATAAAGCACCGAATCAAGTGGAACCGCAAGGCGGCCGCCCCGCCCAGCAGCTCCCAGGTCACGGAGGCCCAGAGGGTGGAGATGCAGCTGCGCCCGGGCGCCTTCATCAAGCACGGCCGCAAGCTGGATATCGACTTCGGAGCCGAGGCCAACAGGTACTACGAGGCCAACTATTGGCAGTTCCCCGACGAGATCCACTACAACGGCTGCTCCGAGGCCAACGTGACCCGGGAGAAGTTTGTCGGCGGCTGCATCAACGCCACCCAGGCTGCGAACCAGGAGGAGCTGTCCCAGGAGAGACCGGACAACAGGCTTCACCGGCGCATCCTGTGGCGGCTGGTCCGGGAGCTCTGCTCCGTCAAGCACTGCGATTTCTGGTTGGAAAACGGAGCGGGTCTCTGGGTCGCCGTGGACCGGCCCGTGATGCCCTGCCTGCTGGTTGCCATTTGGTTCATTGTGAAATAA